A genomic stretch from Thauera sp. GDN1 includes:
- a CDS encoding RodZ domain-containing protein gives MSSTSSENLAAVTEATSSPGVRLRRAREARGESVHEVAFALKLSPRQVEALERDDFGALPGMAFVRGFMRNYARYLGLDAAPLLDAVQRMAGPGSPDLSPIRNADGDLPVGGRRRSGSFPAGVVVLILLAMLATGWYFDWFRTESAPSAETVVEPAPSFAPAPSQPIVPPQSSVQPALVAEPATVSTPAQVEAPASAPAAEAPQFAAAVPGAEPVQAGAQALVPGAVAEAPATAAPETAPAAVASGGQLSFRFGADSWIEVRDASGTILHSGTNRAGSTRSVQGTAPFTLVVGNAASVTLEHDGKPVDLAAHIRGSVARLTLR, from the coding sequence GTGAGCAGCACGTCGTCCGAGAATCTTGCTGCCGTGACCGAGGCGACGTCCTCGCCGGGCGTGCGACTGCGCCGCGCCCGCGAGGCGCGCGGCGAGTCGGTGCATGAAGTCGCCTTCGCCCTCAAGCTGAGCCCGCGCCAGGTCGAGGCGCTCGAGCGTGACGACTTCGGCGCGCTGCCGGGGATGGCCTTCGTGCGCGGCTTCATGCGCAACTACGCCCGCTACCTCGGGCTCGATGCGGCACCGCTGCTCGACGCGGTGCAGCGCATGGCCGGTCCGGGCTCGCCCGACCTGTCGCCGATCCGCAATGCGGACGGCGACCTGCCGGTCGGCGGCAGGCGGCGCAGCGGGAGTTTCCCGGCGGGTGTCGTCGTGCTGATCCTGCTGGCGATGCTGGCGACGGGCTGGTATTTCGACTGGTTCCGCACCGAGAGCGCCCCGTCGGCCGAGACCGTGGTCGAGCCGGCGCCCAGCTTCGCGCCGGCGCCGAGCCAGCCGATCGTGCCCCCACAATCTTCCGTGCAGCCGGCGCTCGTCGCCGAGCCGGCCACGGTGAGCACGCCGGCCCAGGTCGAGGCGCCGGCCTCCGCTCCTGCCGCCGAAGCGCCGCAGTTCGCCGCCGCGGTCCCGGGCGCCGAGCCGGTGCAGGCCGGCGCCCAGGCCCTTGTGCCGGGCGCCGTTGCCGAGGCGCCCGCGACCGCAGCGCCCGAGACTGCCCCCGCCGCCGTCGCCAGCGGCGGACAGCTGAGCTTCCGCTTCGGTGCCGACTCGTGGATCGAGGTTCGCGACGCCTCCGGCACCATCCTGCACTCCGGCACCAACCGCGCCGGCAGCACCCGCAGCGTGCAGGGCACGGCACCGTTCACGCTGGTGGTCGGCAACGCCGCCAGCGTCACCCTCGAACACGACGGCAAGCCGGTCGACCTCGCTGCCCACATCCGCGGCTCCGTTGCCCGCCTGACGCTTCGCTGA
- the pilW gene encoding type IV pilus biogenesis/stability protein PilW codes for MSLKPTLLACALAAVLAGCATNPASTAGEGATVSRPMSDITPATPADSRARVHVDLGMAYFEIGRYDVALDEAKIALNDSPDYPPAYHLLGLAYMLIEENGAARENFERALRGAPGDPDFNNSYGWFLCTQGEEQQGLEKLALAARNPYYRHPGRPLTNAGLCHQRLKDDAAAEVQFLRAVQADPANGQALYRLADIAYRSGRYDQARSHLVRLHQQLEPSAASVWLGLRTERRLGNHDAEASYASQLRSRFAESEELKLFNEGKYE; via the coding sequence ATGAGTTTGAAACCGACGCTGCTCGCATGCGCGCTGGCGGCCGTGCTGGCCGGCTGCGCGACCAACCCGGCGAGCACCGCGGGGGAGGGGGCCACCGTCAGCCGCCCGATGTCGGACATCACGCCGGCGACGCCGGCCGATTCCCGCGCCCGTGTTCACGTCGACCTCGGCATGGCCTACTTCGAGATCGGCCGCTACGACGTGGCGCTCGACGAAGCGAAGATCGCCCTCAACGACAGCCCCGACTATCCGCCGGCCTACCACCTGCTCGGCCTGGCCTACATGCTGATCGAGGAGAATGGCGCCGCGCGCGAGAACTTCGAGCGCGCGCTGCGCGGGGCGCCGGGCGATCCCGACTTCAACAACAGCTATGGCTGGTTCCTGTGCACCCAGGGCGAGGAGCAGCAGGGGCTGGAGAAGCTCGCGCTCGCCGCCCGCAACCCCTATTACCGTCATCCGGGGCGTCCGCTGACCAATGCCGGCCTGTGTCACCAGCGCCTCAAGGACGATGCCGCGGCCGAGGTCCAGTTCCTGCGCGCGGTGCAGGCCGATCCGGCCAATGGCCAGGCGCTGTATCGGCTCGCGGACATCGCCTACCGCAGCGGGCGCTACGACCAGGCCCGCAGCCATCTGGTCCGTCTGCACCAGCAGCTCGAACCGAGCGCCGCGTCGGTCTGGCTCGGACTGCGGACCGAACGCCGTCTGGGCAACCACGATGCCGAAGCGAGCTACGCGTCGCAGCTGCGCTCGCGGTTCGCCGAATCGGAGGAACTCAAATTGTTCAATGAAGGGAAGTACGAGTGA
- the hfq gene encoding RNA chaperone Hfq, which yields MSNKGQLLQDPFLNTLRREHIPVSIYLVNGIKLQGQVESFDQYVVLLKNTVTQMVYKHAISTVVPARPVVIQQEEGSN from the coding sequence ATGAGCAACAAAGGGCAACTTCTACAAGACCCCTTCCTCAACACCCTGCGTCGCGAGCACATTCCGGTGTCGATCTATCTGGTCAATGGCATCAAGCTGCAGGGCCAGGTCGAATCCTTCGACCAGTACGTCGTGCTGCTCAAGAACACCGTGACGCAGATGGTCTACAAGCACGCCATCTCCACCGTCGTCCCCGCGCGCCCCGTCGTCATCCAGCAGGAAGAGGGCAGCAACTGA
- the der gene encoding ribosome biogenesis GTPase Der, whose translation MKPTIVLVGRPNVGKSTLFNRLTRTRDALVADQPGLTRDRHYGVGRVGDRDYLVVDTAGFDPVAKDGIMHEMARQAEQAIAEADVLLFLVDGRAGRTPHDENIAARLRRAGRPVHLVVNKAEGLDRAMVAADFHALGLGDPLPVSAAHGDGVKQLVELVLAPFPLDDEKEAREDEGPRVAIVGRPNVGKSTLVNTLLGEERVIAFDMPGTTRDAIAIPFEREGRRYTLIDTAGLRRRGKVFEAVEKFSVIKTLQAVQESNVVVLVLDAAQDISDQDAHIAGFALEAGRALVVAINKWDAVDDYRRERLKSDIARKLAFLSFARFHQISALKSQGIGGLLKSVDAAYAAATADLSTPRLTRALQQAVARQAPPRHGLARPKMRYAHQGGMNPPVIVIHGNALDDIPQSYVRYLERCFMEAFKLQGTPLRIQFRTTHNPYATRT comes from the coding sequence GTGAAACCCACCATCGTTCTGGTCGGCCGGCCCAATGTCGGCAAATCGACCCTGTTCAACCGCCTGACGCGCACGCGCGATGCGCTGGTCGCCGACCAGCCGGGCCTCACCCGTGACCGTCACTACGGCGTCGGCCGCGTCGGCGACCGCGATTATCTGGTCGTCGATACTGCCGGCTTCGACCCCGTGGCCAAGGACGGCATCATGCACGAGATGGCGCGCCAGGCCGAACAGGCGATCGCCGAGGCCGACGTGCTGCTGTTCCTGGTCGATGGTCGTGCCGGGCGCACCCCCCACGACGAGAACATCGCCGCGCGCCTGCGCCGTGCCGGCCGGCCGGTGCATCTGGTGGTGAACAAGGCCGAAGGTCTCGACCGCGCGATGGTCGCCGCCGACTTCCATGCCCTCGGTCTCGGCGATCCGCTGCCGGTGTCCGCCGCCCATGGCGACGGCGTCAAGCAGCTCGTCGAGCTGGTGCTGGCGCCGTTCCCGCTCGACGACGAGAAGGAGGCGCGCGAGGACGAAGGTCCGCGCGTGGCGATCGTCGGCCGGCCGAACGTCGGCAAGTCCACCCTGGTCAATACCCTGCTCGGCGAGGAGCGGGTAATCGCCTTCGACATGCCGGGCACCACCCGCGACGCGATCGCGATTCCCTTCGAGCGCGAGGGGCGGCGCTACACGCTGATCGACACCGCCGGCCTGCGTCGGCGCGGCAAGGTCTTCGAGGCGGTGGAGAAGTTCTCCGTCATCAAGACCCTGCAGGCGGTGCAGGAGTCCAACGTGGTCGTGCTGGTGCTCGACGCGGCGCAGGACATCTCCGACCAGGACGCTCACATCGCCGGCTTCGCGCTCGAGGCCGGACGCGCGCTGGTGGTGGCGATCAACAAGTGGGACGCGGTGGACGACTACCGCCGCGAGCGCCTGAAGTCCGACATCGCGCGCAAGCTGGCCTTCCTGTCCTTCGCGCGCTTCCACCAGATCTCGGCGCTCAAGTCGCAGGGCATCGGTGGGCTGCTGAAGTCGGTCGATGCGGCCTATGCCGCCGCCACCGCCGATCTGTCCACGCCGCGGCTGACGCGCGCGCTGCAGCAGGCGGTCGCCCGCCAGGCGCCGCCGCGCCATGGCCTGGCGCGGCCGAAGATGCGTTACGCCCACCAGGGTGGCATGAACCCGCCGGTGATCGTGATCCACGGCAACGCCCTGGACGACATTCCACAGTCCTACGTGCGCTATCTGGAACGTTGCTTCATGGAGGCGTTCAAGCTGCAGGGCACGCCCTTGCGCATCCAGTTCCGTACCACGCACAATCCGTACGCGACGCGGACTTGA
- a CDS encoding tetratricopeptide repeat protein, translated as MAVYDLEEQEQISELKAWWAQYGNFVVTLAVVAALASVGWQGWNWYQNRNAADAGVLYYAVQQAAEQQDAQKAREAAGRLIGEHGGSVSAQLGALLSAALQFESGDLANARAQLEWAADKGKDAALRDLARLRLAAVLLQQGEHDAALARLEAAPSAAYKTRFDDLRGDVLAAQGKKAEARAAWQAAIDGLAAEGEEAATLREVVRVKLESLGV; from the coding sequence ATGGCGGTCTACGATCTCGAAGAGCAGGAACAGATATCCGAACTCAAGGCCTGGTGGGCGCAGTACGGCAACTTCGTCGTCACCCTCGCGGTGGTGGCGGCGCTCGCCTCGGTGGGCTGGCAGGGCTGGAACTGGTACCAGAACCGCAATGCCGCCGACGCCGGCGTGCTGTACTACGCGGTGCAGCAGGCCGCCGAGCAGCAGGATGCGCAGAAGGCGCGCGAGGCCGCCGGGCGGCTGATCGGCGAGCACGGCGGCAGCGTCAGCGCCCAGCTCGGCGCGCTGCTGTCGGCGGCGCTGCAGTTCGAGAGCGGTGATCTCGCCAATGCCCGCGCCCAGCTCGAGTGGGCGGCCGACAAGGGCAAGGACGCGGCGCTGCGCGATCTCGCCCGCCTGCGTCTGGCCGCCGTGCTGCTGCAGCAGGGCGAGCACGATGCGGCGCTCGCCCGCCTGGAGGCCGCGCCGAGCGCGGCGTACAAGACCCGGTTCGACGACCTGCGCGGCGACGTCCTCGCCGCCCAGGGCAAGAAGGCCGAGGCGCGCGCCGCCTGGCAGGCCGCGATCGACGGCCTTGCCGCCGAAGGCGAGGAAGCCGCCACCCTGCGCGAGGTCGTGCGCGTGAAACTTGAATCGCTCGGAGTCTGA
- the hisS gene encoding histidine--tRNA ligase, with protein sequence MSQTLQAVRGMNDILPADAETWEYFEDIVRDWLQSYGYRPIRMPLVEPTPLFKRAIGEVTDIVEKEMYSFEDALNGEHLTLRPEGTASCVRAAIQHNLIPAGGPQRLYYYGPMFRHERPQKGRYRQFHQIGVEALGFAGADTDAELILMCARLWEDLGLEDVALEINSLGAPEERAQHRAALIAYLEQHQDKLDEDGKRRLYTNPLRILDTKNPELHAIVEAAPKLADYLGEESKAHFDAVQVFLKDAGIPYRINHRLVRGLDYYNRTVFEWVTTRLGAQGTICAGGRYDGLFEQLGGKPQPAAGFAIGIERLLLLWKECGGEAERSVADAYVVSVGEAAQRLGMRAAETLREHGFAVLMHCGGGSFKAQMKKADASEAPVAIVIGEDEAAAGEVGIKPLRGGGAQQRVTLEALPEAMAVLLYSEEPELEA encoded by the coding sequence ATGAGCCAGACCTTGCAGGCCGTGCGCGGGATGAACGACATCCTGCCGGCCGACGCCGAAACCTGGGAATACTTCGAGGACATCGTCCGTGACTGGCTGCAGAGCTACGGCTATCGACCGATCCGCATGCCGCTGGTCGAGCCGACGCCGCTGTTCAAGCGCGCGATCGGCGAGGTCACCGACATCGTCGAGAAGGAGATGTACTCCTTCGAGGACGCGCTCAACGGCGAACACCTGACGCTGCGTCCGGAAGGCACCGCGTCCTGCGTGCGCGCCGCCATCCAGCACAACCTGATCCCAGCCGGCGGTCCGCAGCGCCTGTACTACTACGGCCCGATGTTCCGCCACGAGCGCCCGCAGAAGGGGCGCTACCGCCAGTTCCACCAGATCGGCGTCGAGGCGCTGGGCTTCGCCGGTGCCGACACCGACGCCGAGCTGATCCTGATGTGCGCGCGGCTGTGGGAAGACCTCGGCCTGGAGGACGTCGCCCTCGAGATCAACTCCCTGGGCGCGCCCGAAGAGCGCGCGCAGCACCGCGCCGCGCTCATCGCCTACCTCGAGCAGCACCAGGACAAGCTCGACGAGGACGGCAAGCGCCGCCTGTACACCAACCCGCTGCGCATCCTCGACACCAAGAATCCCGAGCTGCACGCGATCGTCGAGGCGGCACCGAAGCTCGCCGACTACCTCGGCGAGGAGTCGAAGGCGCACTTCGACGCGGTGCAGGTCTTCCTCAAGGATGCCGGCATCCCGTATCGCATCAACCATCGCCTGGTGCGCGGCCTCGACTACTACAACCGCACCGTGTTCGAGTGGGTCACCACGCGCCTCGGCGCGCAGGGCACGATCTGCGCCGGTGGGCGCTACGACGGCCTGTTCGAGCAGCTCGGCGGCAAGCCGCAGCCGGCGGCCGGTTTTGCGATCGGCATCGAGCGCCTGCTGCTGCTGTGGAAGGAATGCGGTGGCGAGGCCGAGCGCTCGGTGGCCGACGCCTACGTGGTCAGCGTCGGCGAGGCCGCCCAGCGCCTGGGTATGCGCGCCGCGGAAACCCTGCGCGAGCACGGCTTCGCGGTGCTGATGCACTGCGGCGGCGGCAGCTTCAAGGCGCAGATGAAGAAGGCCGATGCGAGCGAGGCGCCGGTGGCGATCGTGATCGGCGAGGATGAGGCCGCGGCCGGCGAGGTCGGCATCAAGCCGCTGCGCGGCGGCGGTGCCCAGCAGCGCGTCACGCTCGAGGCGCTGCCCGAGGCGATGGCCGTGCTGCTGTATTCCGAAGAACCCGAACTAGAGGCTTGA
- the bamB gene encoding outer membrane protein assembly factor BamB → MKPFPLRLVPLLAAVLVSAGCSSLNPFSSSAAKPAPLADFTPSAQLAAAWQANIGEAGPYRFQPAVWSDAVYAAGNDGEVARFEGGRPVWRIDTDTELSAGVGTDGRLAVVAATDGAVIALDAATGSERWRANVGAEVLAPPAVSLEFVIVRASDNRLIALDARDGSRRWVYQRNNPPLALRSFASVVIEGPVVLAGFPGGKLAVINLANGGAITELNVAVPRGATELERVADIAGTPVVGRREVCAVSYQGRAACFDTSNGNTIWARDLSSSVGMDRDARFAMITDERDAVQALDAYSGASVWKQDALARRQVSRPLIVGDHVVVGDVEGYVHLLNRETGAFAARDRAGSEAIGADPVPLGRGFVVQDADGDITAYEVR, encoded by the coding sequence ATGAAGCCGTTCCCGCTGCGCCTGGTTCCGCTGCTGGCTGCCGTCCTGGTTTCCGCCGGCTGCTCGTCGCTGAATCCGTTCTCCAGTTCCGCCGCCAAGCCCGCGCCGCTGGCGGATTTCACGCCCTCGGCCCAGCTCGCCGCCGCCTGGCAGGCCAACATCGGCGAAGCCGGCCCGTATCGCTTCCAGCCCGCGGTGTGGAGCGATGCCGTATATGCGGCAGGCAATGACGGTGAGGTGGCGCGCTTCGAGGGCGGACGCCCGGTGTGGCGCATCGACACCGACACGGAGCTGTCGGCGGGTGTCGGCACCGACGGCCGCCTGGCGGTCGTGGCCGCAACCGACGGTGCGGTGATCGCGCTCGACGCCGCGACCGGCAGCGAACGCTGGCGCGCGAACGTGGGTGCCGAGGTGCTCGCGCCGCCCGCCGTCAGCCTGGAGTTCGTCATCGTCCGCGCCTCCGACAACCGCCTGATCGCGCTCGATGCGCGCGACGGCAGCCGGCGCTGGGTGTACCAGCGCAACAACCCGCCGCTGGCGCTGCGCAGCTTCGCCAGCGTGGTCATCGAGGGGCCGGTGGTGCTCGCCGGCTTCCCCGGCGGCAAGCTGGCGGTGATCAACCTCGCCAATGGCGGCGCGATCACCGAACTCAACGTTGCCGTGCCGCGCGGTGCGACCGAACTCGAGCGCGTGGCCGACATCGCCGGCACCCCGGTGGTCGGCCGGCGCGAGGTGTGCGCGGTCAGCTACCAGGGTCGCGCCGCGTGTTTCGACACCTCCAACGGCAACACCATCTGGGCGCGCGATCTTTCCAGCAGCGTCGGCATGGACCGCGATGCGCGCTTCGCGATGATCACCGACGAGCGCGACGCGGTACAGGCGCTCGACGCCTACAGCGGCGCCAGCGTGTGGAAGCAGGATGCGCTCGCGCGCCGCCAGGTGTCGCGGCCGCTGATCGTGGGCGACCACGTGGTCGTCGGCGACGTCGAGGGCTACGTCCATCTGCTGAACCGCGAGACCGGCGCCTTCGCCGCCCGCGACCGCGCCGGCAGCGAGGCGATCGGTGCCGATCCGGTGCCGCTCGGCCGCGGCTTCGTCGTTCAGGACGCCGACGGCGACATTACCGCGTACGAAGTACGCTGA
- the hflK gene encoding FtsH protease activity modulator HflK, whose product MSLNDPRWGSQGGNEGDRNDGNRGDDNRNDDLRGDRNRGANQGPPDLEEVWRDFNQRLSGMFGGKRGGRGSGGGGGGGGAPQLPNFSFKQFGGGIGVLLVLVLVIWLASGFYTVDANQRGVVLRLGKYVGTTEPGLRWRLPAPIETHEIVDLTGVRTVEVGYRGSERNKVLRESLMLTDDENIINIQFAVQYILNSPENYVFNNRFPDEAVGQAAETAMREIVGKSRMDFVLYEGREEIATTAHELMQRILDRYETGIQVSRVTMQNAQPPEQVQAAFDDAVKAGQDRERQKNEGEAYANDVVPRARGTASRLVEEANAYRERVVANAEGEASRFRQVFAEYSRAPEVTRERLYIETMQQVMSNTSKVMIDAKGNGNLLMLPLDRLMEQAGGKAAAAASVAAPDPQSAAGLSANAPMPSLDPRNREGMFSRERGVR is encoded by the coding sequence ATGTCACTCAACGACCCACGCTGGGGTAGCCAGGGCGGCAACGAAGGCGACCGCAACGACGGTAATCGTGGCGACGACAATCGCAACGACGATCTGCGCGGCGACCGCAATCGTGGCGCAAACCAGGGACCGCCCGACCTCGAGGAGGTCTGGCGCGACTTCAACCAGCGCCTGTCCGGCATGTTCGGCGGCAAGCGCGGCGGCCGCGGCAGCGGTGGCGGCGGCGGAGGCGGTGGTGCGCCGCAGCTGCCGAACTTCTCGTTCAAGCAGTTCGGTGGCGGCATCGGCGTGCTGCTGGTGCTGGTCCTCGTCATCTGGCTGGCGAGCGGTTTCTACACGGTGGACGCCAACCAGCGCGGCGTGGTGCTGCGCCTCGGCAAATACGTCGGTACCACCGAGCCCGGCCTGCGCTGGCGCCTGCCGGCGCCGATCGAGACCCACGAGATCGTCGACCTGACCGGCGTGCGCACGGTCGAAGTCGGCTATCGCGGCTCGGAGCGCAACAAGGTGCTGCGCGAATCGCTGATGCTCACCGACGACGAGAACATCATCAACATCCAGTTCGCGGTGCAGTACATCCTCAACAGCCCGGAGAACTACGTGTTCAACAACCGCTTCCCGGACGAGGCGGTCGGCCAGGCCGCGGAAACCGCGATGCGCGAGATCGTCGGCAAGAGCCGCATGGACTTCGTGCTCTACGAGGGTCGCGAGGAGATCGCCACCACCGCGCACGAGCTGATGCAGCGCATCCTCGACCGCTACGAGACCGGCATCCAGGTCAGCCGCGTGACCATGCAGAACGCCCAGCCGCCCGAGCAGGTGCAGGCCGCGTTCGACGACGCGGTCAAGGCCGGCCAGGACCGCGAGCGGCAGAAGAACGAAGGCGAGGCCTATGCCAACGACGTCGTGCCGCGGGCGCGCGGTACCGCTTCGCGCCTGGTCGAGGAAGCCAACGCCTACCGCGAGCGCGTGGTCGCCAACGCCGAGGGCGAGGCCAGCCGCTTCAGGCAGGTGTTCGCCGAGTACAGCCGGGCGCCGGAAGTCACCCGCGAGCGCCTCTACATCGAGACCATGCAGCAGGTGATGTCCAATACCTCCAAGGTGATGATCGACGCCAAGGGCAACGGCAACCTGCTGATGCTGCCGCTCGACAGGCTGATGGAGCAGGCCGGGGGCAAGGCGGCCGCCGCTGCTTCGGTGGCCGCGCCCGATCCGCAATCCGCTGCCGGCCTGAGCGCGAATGCGCCGATGCCGTCGCTGGATCCGCGCAACCGGGAAGGAATGTTCAGTCGTGAGCGGGGAGTACGTTGA
- the ispG gene encoding flavodoxin-dependent (E)-4-hydroxy-3-methylbut-2-enyl-diphosphate synthase, translating into MTLRQDSSPIDACPLARHRTREVRVGKVRIGGDAPVVVQSMTNTDTADVLGTAMQVAELARAGSEIVRITVNNEAAAAAVPKIRDRLLALNMDVPLVGDFHYNGHKLLTDFPACAEALAKFRINPGNVGAGAKRDPQFAAIVELACRHDKPVRIGVNWGSLDQSVLARIMDENAKRAEPRDAGAVMREALVVSALESAAKAEEYGLDRDRIILSAKVSSVQDLIAVYRDLARRSDYALHLGLTEAGMGSKGIVASTAALSVLLQEGIGDTIRISLTPEPGGSRTQEVVVAQEILQTMGLRAFTPMVTACPGCGRTTSTFFQELASGIQDYVRAQMPVWREQYDGVENMTLAVMGCVVNGPGESKHASIGISLPGTGETPAAPVYVDGEKVVTLRGDNIAAEFKAIVDNYVATKYVKKGA; encoded by the coding sequence ATGACCCTCCGACAGGATTCCTCCCCGATCGACGCCTGCCCGCTCGCCCGCCACCGCACCCGCGAGGTCCGCGTCGGCAAGGTACGGATCGGCGGCGACGCCCCGGTCGTCGTGCAGTCGATGACCAACACCGACACCGCCGACGTGCTCGGCACCGCGATGCAGGTCGCCGAACTGGCGCGCGCCGGCTCCGAGATCGTGCGCATCACGGTGAACAACGAGGCTGCGGCGGCCGCGGTGCCGAAGATCCGCGACCGTCTGCTGGCGCTGAACATGGACGTGCCGCTGGTCGGCGACTTCCACTACAACGGCCACAAGCTGCTGACCGATTTCCCGGCCTGCGCGGAGGCGCTCGCCAAGTTCCGCATCAATCCGGGCAACGTCGGCGCCGGCGCCAAGCGCGACCCGCAGTTCGCGGCGATCGTCGAGCTCGCCTGCCGCCACGACAAGCCGGTGCGCATCGGCGTCAATTGGGGCAGTCTCGACCAGTCGGTGCTCGCGCGCATCATGGACGAGAACGCGAAGCGCGCCGAACCCCGCGACGCCGGCGCGGTGATGCGCGAGGCGCTGGTGGTGTCCGCGCTCGAATCCGCGGCCAAGGCCGAGGAATACGGCCTCGACCGCGACCGCATCATCCTCTCGGCGAAGGTCTCCAGCGTGCAGGACCTGATCGCGGTGTACCGCGATCTCGCGCGCCGCAGCGACTATGCGCTGCACCTGGGCCTCACCGAGGCCGGCATGGGCAGCAAGGGCATCGTCGCCTCCACCGCGGCGCTGTCGGTGCTGCTGCAGGAAGGCATCGGCGACACCATCCGCATCTCGCTGACCCCCGAGCCCGGCGGCAGCCGCACGCAGGAAGTGGTGGTGGCGCAGGAGATCCTGCAGACCATGGGCCTGCGCGCCTTCACCCCGATGGTCACCGCCTGCCCGGGCTGCGGACGCACCACCAGCACCTTCTTCCAGGAACTCGCCTCCGGCATCCAGGACTATGTACGGGCGCAGATGCCGGTGTGGCGCGAGCAATACGACGGCGTCGAGAACATGACGCTCGCGGTGATGGGCTGCGTGGTCAACGGCCCGGGCGAGAGCAAGCACGCCAGCATCGGCATCTCGCTGCCCGGCACCGGCGAGACCCCGGCCGCGCCGGTGTATGTCGATGGCGAGAAGGTCGTCACCCTGCGCGGCGACAACATCGCAGCCGAATTCAAGGCCATCGTCGACAACTACGTCGCCACCAAGTACGTGAAGAAGGGCGCCTGA
- the hflX gene encoding ribosome rescue GTPase HflX, with translation MFERPASGERAILVQLDLGQGAIDERLSELKLLVLSAGASVEAVVQGKRAAPDPKLFAGSGKVQEIGEALRANGADIVIFNHALSPAQQRNLERELQCMVIDRTALILDIFAQRARSHEGKLQVELAQLEHLATRLVRGWTHLERQKGGIGLRGPGEKQLETDRRLLGNRVKMLKSRLAQIEKQRKVRRRARERRDVLSVSLVGYTNAGKSTLFNALTKAGAYAADQLFATLDTTSRRLYVGGEQGGVSVVLSDTVGFIRDLPHALVAAFQATLEETAQADLLLHVVDSASEDRDAQIEAVNLVLAEIGAADVPQILVWNKIDLTRAAPAVERGDCDKIRRIFLSARTGEGLDLLRDALAEVAQQTFGDNAGRHHGEADERPEQT, from the coding sequence ATGTTTGAGCGCCCCGCCTCGGGAGAGCGCGCGATCCTCGTCCAGCTCGACCTCGGCCAGGGCGCGATCGACGAGCGCCTGTCCGAACTCAAGCTGCTGGTGCTCAGTGCGGGCGCCAGCGTCGAGGCCGTGGTGCAGGGCAAGCGTGCCGCGCCCGACCCCAAGCTCTTCGCCGGCAGCGGCAAGGTCCAGGAGATCGGCGAGGCGCTGCGCGCCAACGGCGCCGACATCGTGATCTTCAACCACGCCTTGTCGCCGGCCCAGCAGCGCAACCTCGAGCGCGAGCTGCAGTGCATGGTCATCGACCGCACCGCGCTGATCCTCGACATCTTCGCCCAGCGCGCGCGCAGCCACGAAGGCAAGCTGCAGGTCGAGCTCGCCCAGCTCGAGCACCTGGCCACGCGCCTGGTGCGCGGCTGGACCCACCTCGAGCGCCAGAAGGGCGGTATCGGCCTGCGCGGCCCGGGTGAAAAGCAGCTCGAGACCGACCGCCGCCTGCTCGGCAACCGGGTCAAGATGCTCAAGTCGCGCCTGGCCCAGATCGAGAAGCAGCGCAAGGTTCGTCGGCGGGCGAGGGAACGTCGCGACGTTCTGTCGGTCTCTCTCGTCGGTTACACCAATGCGGGCAAGTCGACGCTGTTCAATGCGCTGACGAAGGCGGGGGCCTATGCGGCCGACCAGCTCTTCGCCACGCTCGACACCACCTCGCGCCGGCTCTACGTGGGCGGCGAGCAGGGCGGCGTCAGCGTGGTGCTGTCGGACACCGTCGGCTTCATCCGCGACCTGCCGCATGCGCTGGTCGCGGCTTTCCAGGCGACACTCGAGGAGACCGCGCAGGCCGATCTGCTGCTGCATGTGGTGGATTCGGCCAGCGAGGACCGCGACGCCCAGATCGAGGCGGTGAACCTCGTTCTCGCCGAGATCGGCGCGGCCGACGTGCCGCAGATCCTGGTGTGGAACAAGATCGACCTGACTCGGGCCGCTCCGGCGGTCGAGCGGGGTGACTGTGATAAGATCAGGCGCATTTTTTTGAGCGCCCGAACGGGGGAAGGTCTCGACCTGCTTCGCGACGCGCTTGCCGAAGTGGCGCAGCAGACCTTTGGTGACAACGCCGGCCGCCATCACGGCGAGGCGGACGAACGACCAGAACAAACGTGA